In the Arthrobacter sp. CDRTa11 genome, GCCGTGAGAGTGGAAGTACCACCACGGGATGCCGTTCATGACGAACAGCACCAGACTGTCGCGGTGGAGCAGGGAAGCGACGTGCTCAGCGATGGTCGGCAGGGATGGGGCCTTCACCGCGACGATGACGACGTCCTGAGGCTCCAGATCCGAGGGCCGGTCGGTCGCAGCCGGGTGGGAAATCAGGCTTCCGTCACGGGTTTCCACCCGCAGCCCGCGCTGCCGGATCGCGGCAAGTTGCTCACCGCGGGCGATCAGTGAGACTTCGGCTTCACTCCCTGCGAGCCGTCCGGCGATGTGCCCGCCCACGGCCCCTGCTCCATAGATGCAGATTTTCATGTGTGCTCCCTGTTCCGGATTGTGCCGACTATTCGAACTGTTGACGCTTTTGTGCTGCCGCGCCGCTCAGGAATGAAATGTCGTTCCCCGTGGAAACGTAGCCGGCACCGAGATCGAGATACTTGCGGATGAGATCCGGCCGCCCGCCAAGTCCACCGATACCTACGGACTTTCCGTTCGCCTGGCAGGCCTTGATGACCTGAAGATACGCCTCGTGCACCCGCGGATGGTCCATCTGCCCGGCAACACCAAGCTCGACGCTGAGGTCGTTGGCACCCACGAGGATCATGTCCACACCGTCTACTGACGCGATGGCTTCCACCGCGTCCAGGCCTGCCTGCGACTCGATCATCGGCACCACCATGGAGGCCGAATCAAGCTCACGGACGACTTGATCTGCCGGCAGGGTGCGATAGTGAAGCTGGGGCGCGGCCCCTGCCAGGGAACGTTCGCCCAGCGGCGCATGCTTGACGGCACGAACCAAAGCGCGCGCCTCCTCGGCCGACTCCACCCCGGGGACGATGATCCCCATTGCACCGGAATCCATGACCCTGGCGATGAACGACGGGTCCAAGCCGGGCACGCGAACAAGAGGAGTGACGCCGAGGTGATTGCTGGCAAGGCAGATTTGACCCGCCGCCTCCAGGGAAAAGCTGCTGTGCTCCATATCGATGTAAATGGAGTCAAAACCTGCGGTGTAGGCGATAGATGCGATGTCGACGGTCCGCACCAGACGGACTGTCATGGAATACACTGTCTCGCCCCTGGATAACTTTTCCTTGGCGTGATTGCGCAGCAGTGGGGCTTCGTTGTTCATGTTCTATGTCTCCTGATCGACTTGGGTTGTTTCAGCCGAAGAGAGCCGGCAGTTTTTGGGCCTCGTCTTCGAACCCGTAGACGGATTTGGTTTCGA is a window encoding:
- a CDS encoding HpcH/HpaI aldolase family protein, whose product is MNNEAPLLRNHAKEKLSRGETVYSMTVRLVRTVDIASIAYTAGFDSIYIDMEHSSFSLEAAGQICLASNHLGVTPLVRVPGLDPSFIARVMDSGAMGIIVPGVESAEEARALVRAVKHAPLGERSLAGAAPQLHYRTLPADQVVRELDSASMVVPMIESQAGLDAVEAIASVDGVDMILVGANDLSVELGVAGQMDHPRVHEAYLQVIKACQANGKSVGIGGLGGRPDLIRKYLDLGAGYVSTGNDISFLSGAAAQKRQQFE